The genomic DNA CAGTAGGTGGTTTTTGACCGCCGTACTCAGTTGGATAACGAAATTGTTTTTCAACAGCTGTATCATGACTAGATGCTCCTGTTAATAAATATTTCGCTCCTTTCGTATTCACAATATAAGCACCTAGAGCCAGTCCTTCCATAGACGTAGAGCAGGCACCGAATAAACCAAAATACGGAGCTCCAATTGTTCGACTAGCAAAACTTGTCGGAGTTATCTGGTTGATCAGATCCCCAGCTAGGATAAATTGAACTTGATCTTTTTGGATGCCCCCTTTTTCCATGGCTTTTTGACAGGCTTCTTCAAAAAGGACTTTATGTGCCTTTTCATAGGAATCCTGTCCAAGCCATAAATCAGCATGAAGGAGATCGAAATCTTCTGCGATCGCTCCGTTTGCTTCAAATGGTCCTCCAACTGTTCCAGTTGAAAGTATCACTGGTTTTTGTTCAAAAATCCATGTACGATGACCTGCCAGCATTATAAACCACCCCACTGGATTAAAATGGTTTTGATGAGGGCAATGACAAAAGCAGAAAAAACACCAAATAAAATAACCGCCCCTGCTAATTTAAACATGTTGCCGCCTACGCCCAGTACAAATCCTTCGGAACGATGCTCAATGGCAGGTGATATGACCGCATTGCCAAAACCAGTTACGGGTACAGCTGTTCCAGCCCCTCCAAATTGGGCCATTCGATCATATACACCAAAACCAGTAAGAAGCATCGTAATAAAAATTAACGTACCCACTGTCGGATTTCCGGCCGTTTGCTCAGTAAAATCAAAAAAATAAATGTAGAAGTCAGAAATACACTGACCGATCAGACAGATAAGACCACCAGTTATAAAGGCCTTTATACAATTTTTAACAACCGGTCTTTTAATCTCTCGTTGTTTTTGCAATTTTTGGTATTCCTGTTGCACAGGAGTAAGTTGTTTCTTTTGATTATTAGACATAACTCGATCCTTTCTCTTTATGTTTGTTCCTTCATTAGACTTTTCAGTTTATTTAAATCCTTTTTTAAGTTTTTCTCATTCGTATCGTTTTTTTTCAGTCTCTGTTCTATGTTTTCAAGTTCCCAGAACATTTTTTTATCACTCGAAACAAATACATTGTGATCTGGATACATTTTTTTTAAGTCAGATTTAACTGACTTCTCGATATTTTTTAATCGGAAACGGTTGAAATTTCTGACTTTTATCGCTACTAAAAGCTCATTATTTGTATTCACAGCCTTTACATCCGAAATTTCTTCCTTAGTGATAATCTTTTCTTTAGCATGATTGGCAACAGATTGATCAATTGGTTTACTTGTATGTACTTGTGAAATACTCAAATCATTATAATTATCTAACTGATTTTGGTTTCCGTTACACCCTGAACCCATTCCGATAAGGATTAAAATGAAAAATAATATTTTCACTTTCATGAAATCACCTCCATGTTTTACCAGTATTGGGATGCTAAAAAAGGTTGGCCTCTCAACCAACCTTTTCGCCATACTCATTATTGTTGTTTGTATTGAGGTTCTTCTTGTTCGATTTGTTGAACACGTGGTTCAACATTATCAATAACAGATTGGGTTTGTGTAGCAGCATCTTGATAAAGTTGCTTAGCTTGTTGATTATCCGTACTGAGAGCAAATGTTTCAAAGCTAGCTTGAGCGCTTTTTAATCCTGCTAAAGCTGTTTTAACGTCATTGATGACTGTCATGAATAACACCTCCTATATTTTATTTTGACCTTTATTAGATTGCAGTATTAAAAGATTTTTATTCATTGAATTTTATCAGACTTTAAATATTTAAAAATTTAGATATGTAATTTTCCACTGCTTTTGGAAAAGATACACATGTAAGAAAAAGCGATGAGAGGAGGATAGTGAAAATGGACAATTAAGTTATTAATAAACGGATTAAAATACAGAAAATTTATTCGTAGTTACTAGGTGTCTTGGAAATTGTTACATTGCAGGGAATTCCTTTTCAAACACAGTGAAGGACTTGTCAATGGAGTATTTTACAATTTGTTTGTCTCATTAATATTTTTTCAATAAACAAGAAAATGGTGAAAAAAGCGAGGTATACATTAGTAATGTACAAGGACTATACTGAAAATATTTTAGGAACAAAACCACGAGCTAGACATAAGAAAATAATTGAAAATTATTTAGATGAAAGTTTTACCAATCCTATCATACATAAGGAAATTCATGGTGATAAAGTCTATGTCCCCTTAGATTTAAACAGGGTCTGGAATAGGATAAATTAATATTTAGTTTAGCCACAAATACTCCCCACCTACGTATAGGTGGGGAGTATTTAATGCTATCTAGAGGTGGGGGGTCTTTAAAACTAGTCTAAAATACCTGCATATTTTTGACCGCTGTGTGGCAATCTACCTAAAGTGATTACAACATTGTTAACAGGAGGAAACATCATGCAACAAATGCAGACGGGTATGAATAATCAACAAGCACAAGCTTTAATGACACAACCGCCTGAAATAATGTCAACAAAGGATCATCTCTATGTAAACGATATGTTAAGCTGGAATTTACTTGCGATGAAGAAAATGCATTTTTTCGCTCAACAATGTCAAAATCCCGAAGTAAGAGCAGCACTTGAACAAGCTGGACAAATGCATGATCGACACTATCAACGGCTGCTTCAACAGATGCAACAGTATGTAACTCAACCTTCACAAAATATGAATCAATAAGGAGCATTCCTGTTAGAAGGATTATCGGGGACTTGAACAAAAAAGAGCCCTCTTGGTATGATACGGGGTGTCAAATCGTATGCCGAGATGACCCCTAACTTAGTTAACCAAGGAGGACTCCATATGGATTTTAAACAAAATCATAAAATAAATCAAGTCACCGAAAAAACACTTGTAGTCGGAATCGACATTGCCAAGAGGATTCATTACGCTTGCTTTGTGGATGATCGCGGACGGGTGCTCCGAAAGTCATTCTCTGTTTCTCAGTCTCGAGATGGGTTTGAACTTTTCTATCAATGTATTCTAACTGAAATGAAAGAACACGAGAAAACGGAAGTCATCGTAGGGATTGAACCTACTGGCCATTATTGGCTCAATTTAGCCTATTTTCTAGAGGAACGGGGCATCCCCCTAGTTATGGCCAATCCTATGCATGTCAAACGGTCAAAAGAGTTAGATGACAATCTGCCAACCAAACATGACCGCAAAGATGCGCTGGTAATCGCTCGACTCATAAAAGATGGGCGCTTCAGTTATCCACGTATCTTGAAAGACAAGGAAGCTGAACTCCGTGTGGGAGCAACGTTTAGGAGTAAATTGACAGAGGAACTTGGAGCTGTCAAAAATATGATGATTCGCTGGTTAGATCGCTATTTTCCTGAGTTTACCCAGGTGTTTCCATCATTCGGAAAAATGGCTATGGCTGTACTTGAATGTACCCCATTTCCAAGTGATCTTCATCAGAAACAACCCGATGAAGTTTTAACTCTTTATCGTCAGGTTGAGGGACTCAAATCCCCCCAGAGACCGAAAGCAATGCGTCTCATTGAAGTCGCTGCTAACTCCATAGGAGTAACAGAGGGACGTGAGATGGCCCGTATTGAAATCGCCACACTCGTTCGCCGTTATCACCAGTTGGAACAAGATATTGAAAGCATTACACAGCACTTGGTTGAACTTGTACAAACATCCGTAGAGTACGAATGGCTCTCATCAGTTCAAGCACTTGGAGATGTTACAATTGTCGATTTATTAGCTGAAATCGGTAGTTTTTCACACTATGTAGATTCACGCCAAATCATGAAACTTGCGGGACTAACATTACGTGAAAATTCCTCTGGGCAACACAAAGGACAGAAGCGCATTTCCAAAAGAGGCAGAAGAAGGCTACGCGCCCTCCTTTTCCGGGTGATGATGCCGATGATTCGCCATAATGAAGCTTTTAGAAAACTACATGAGTATTACACAAACCGTAAGGAAAATCCGTTACGCAAGAAGCAATCCATCGTGGTACTATGCGGAAAACTATTAAAAGTGTTACATGGAATCTGTACAAAGCACAAAGCGTTTGACGCACAGCGAATGATGAAGGATATTCCTAGTCTCGCAGAGGCTATGTAAAGTTCTACATCCCCTTAAAAGACCTAGACAATAGGATGACACGGAGAAGCTGGCAATATTTTTTCCATTCGACCTTGAGTCCCTAAAGGAGCTTCGCTAGCCTCTGCCTTATGACTAGACCGAACGAAGGAATGTAGGCACATTGATGCCCAGAGACATGGGAGGGTACGTCATCATAAGTTACGCAGAGATCCATTGTGCATCAAATAATTCCCTAACACTACTTACCACTATTACCCAGTAGTGACCGCGTAGCGTACCCATGTATTGGAATAGATTCACATAATATAAAAATATTGTTAGGGAACGTGTCGAAAAATATTTTTTTGACACCCCAGCAACGGGTTAAACTGTTGCTAAATCAACATTTATAGAGGGAGGAAACTATAGTGGAAAATAATACTCCAAACAGGATTAAAAATCCTGAAACACCAGTCCCTAAGACGCCGCAAATGAACGATAGAGATTTTCTAAACGATGCCTTAACTACGGAAAAATATATATCTTCCTCATACTCGACTGCATTAAAAGAAGCTAGCCATGAATCGTTGTATCGTACAATAGCGTCTGTTTCCCAAGAAACAGAAGACTGTCACCGCAATCTATATAACTTAATGTTTAAAAACGGATGGTACGGTTTGGAAAAAGAAACTCCACAAACTATTCAACAATCGGTTCAGCAATTTTCTAACTACATGCAAAGTCAAGATCCATATAGAGGTAATGTAATACAATAAAAGAACACGTGTTCAAGAAGAATAAACTCAAGGTAAAACAACAATAGTTATGCGAGACAAAAGGTTGGTTAGTTGTTAACCAACCTAGAAAATAATTTAGAATTTACTACAATCGAAAGGGCGGCGGTAAGATGAATCTTAAGTGGATGAAACTTTTATCAACGGTTTTTCTTTCAATTTTCTTGTTATTAGGGGTAGCGTCAGGAAAATGCGGATTTACAACGCTAAGCCCATTTTCAAGACGATTCCCCCAGTTTTAACAACGTTAAGAAAGTTTCAAGGGTCTTAAAGAATCTAACGAGACCATTTTCTCCGAATTAAAATGGTATTCTCCAAGTAAATTAATATGTTCCCAACCTAGAGGTGACATATGGTGCAATAATTCTTCATTAAAACTACCTGACCGTTTTTGATATTCAACTGCCTTTGTTAGATGTAAAGTATTCCAGATACTGATGGCATTGATAATTATGTTTAAGGCACTGGCCCTTTGCAATTGATGCTGTATGGTTCGTTCCCTAAGCTCGCCTTGTTTTCCGAAGAAAATAGCTCTTGCCAGTCCATTCATGGCTTCTCCTTTATTCAATCCTTTTTGTATTTTTCTTCTTAATGATTCATCCGAAATATAATTCAAAATAAAGATCGTTTTTTCTATTCGGCCCATCTCACGTAAGGCTGTAGCCAAGCTGTTTTGTCTTGAATAAGAACCTAATTTCCCCATAATAAGGGATGCTGAAACTGTTCCTTCCCTTATAGAATGAGCTAATCGCAAAACATCCTCATAATTCTCTTTAATGACCTTTGTATTTATTTGTCCACGTAAAATGACTTCTAATTTTGGATACTCACTTGCCTTATCTATTGTAAATAATTTCGAGTCTGATAAATCTCGTATTCTTGGAGCAAATTTAAATCCTAATAAATGGGTCAGTCCGAATATTTGGTCTGTGTAACCAGCCGTGTCTGTATAATGCTCTACTATATTTAGATCCGTCTCATGGTGTAACAAACCATCCAAAACATGAATCGCATCCCTTGAATTAGTATGAATAATCTTTGTGTAATAAGAAGAAAATTGATCACTTGTAAAACGATAGATGGTGGCTCCTTTTCCAGTTCCATAATGTGGGTTTGCATCTGCATGTAGCGATGAAACACCTATCTGCATTCTCATACCATCGGACGAGGATGTTGTACCGTCTCCCCAATAGGAGGACAATTGCAATTTGTGATGAAAATTTACTAATACGGCTTGGGCTTTATTCATTGCATCTTCATACATGCGCCATTGTGATACATTGGCCAATTGCTTATATGTAAGTCCGGGTGTTGCTTCAGCCATTTTGCTTAAACCAATATTCATTCCCATTCCTAAAAGAGCAGCCATAATAATAATTGTTTCTTCTTTATCCGGTTTTCGATTATTGGAAGCATGAATAAATTGCTCATGAAATCCTGTTATATAAGCAATATCCATCAGTAAATCGGTTAATTTTATTCTTGGTAGCATCTGATACAGGCTTGCACTAAATTTTTTTGCTTCTTCTGGAACATCTTTTTCTAAGCGTGCAATTGACAGCTTTCCTTTTTCAAGAGAAACCCCGTCTAACTTGTTGGAATTGGTAGCTAACCACTTTAACCTTTTGTTAAGGCTGCTGGTTCTCTCCGTCATATAATCCTCGAATGATAAACTAACTGATAATCTTGTATTCTCCTTCGTTTGATTCCATGTATCTTCTGAAAACAAATATTCTTCAAAGTCTCTATATTGTCTGCTGCCAACAATGGAAACATCTCCTGCCCTAACATGCTCCCGAAGTTCTGTTAAAACAGCCATTTCATAGTAATGACGATTGATTGTTGTACCATCATCCTCGTATAAATGCTTTTTCCAACGTTTTGAAATAAAATCCACAGGTGAGTCATCAGGCACTTTTCGCTTTCCGGATTCGTTCATTCCACGGATAATCTCAACAGCTTGTAAAAGTGGCTCATTTGCTTTTGTAGAATGAAATTCCAATACCCTTAATAGCGTTGGCGTATATTTTCTAAGTGAATAAAATCGTTTTTGCAGTAAGTCTAAATAATCATAGTCGGCAGGGCGTGCAAGCTCCTGAGCTTCTTCGACCGAAGAGACAAAAGAATTCCATTCGATAACGGATTCTAAAACCTCAAAAACGTCTAATTTTTCCTTTTTTGCTTTGATTAAAGCTTGTCCGATGTTCGTAAAGTGTATAACTTTCTCATTCAGCTTTTTACCGTTTTGTTTCTGAATTTCCTCTTGAGCCTAAGCGAGATAGTTGTAACAGGCGATTGCGATGCAAATGACTAATTTGTACCGTTTCTAATTCCATTCCTCGTATGTATTCGAGTCGTTCTATTACTTTTAGAAATGTTTCGGGTGAAGGATGACCCGGTGGTTCCTTTAACCAACCCAATATCGTTTTATTGGATTCGGATGGATGCTGCGAAGTAATGATCTCTTCAAGATTTCCTTTTTGTTCATTTGTAAGAGATTGACTAACAGTATTAAACAGTTTCTTTTCAGCCATTGCCCTTGCCTCCCACACCATTCTTTCAAGTGTAGTAATAGCAGGCAGTATGATTTTGTTTTTTCTTAGAAAATCTATACATTCATGTAGTAGATGTATGGCATCGCCATTTTCAAAAGCTAATTGATGAAGATGCTTAAATGCTATTCGATATTCTCTTAGAGTAAAAGTTACAAAGTCGTATTCACTTCGAAGTTCTTTCAAATGATCCCAAAGTGTATTTTCTCTTTGAGGATAAAGACTAATCGAAGATGGAGTGGCACCGATTTGTTTCGATATATAATGTATGACTGATTCCGGGATGCTTTTGATATGAGTGTATGGCCAACCGGGATACCGAAGAACAGCTAATTGAACAGCAAACCCTAAACGGTTTTCTTCTCTCCTTCGCTTATTAACTATTTCTAAATCCCGTTTGGAAAAAGTGAAGTAGGTCCCCAATATCCATTCATCTTCAGGGATTTGCATAAAATCCTGCCTCTGTTCCAGTGTAAGCAATTCTCTACCTCTCGCAATTTTCATTCAGTATCATCCCATTTCCATAATTATTCAGTTAATTAGTTCAATTATATATCAATAGAGTGTACTCTATTGGTACAAGTATAGTAGACTGTGTCACTTTTGGAGTTATTTCGCACTCATTTTAAGTGCTATTTTGCACTATATATATATATAAAAAGGTCCGATTTCCCAGCATTAAAATTGGGAAATCAGACCTTTTTTGTTACTTTACAAACGCACCCGATTACGGAAAATTGAAGAACTTCAAAGTTGCAAAATAGTTCCTCAGTTATTTTGCTAAAGCCCTTGTTAGTTGAACACCACGCTATTCTTTTAAGGCACTTCCTGAGACATTGACTCTCTTTGATACAAAGAAATACACGAATACATAAACAAATAAACTTCCAATTACAAGATAGTATATTTTAGCAGTAGAAGTATAAATGAACATAGCGAAATATAGAATAAATAATTGTGCATATAATACAACCAAGACAAACTTTAAGAAAGAATCATTTATCTGGGTTTTAGAAATAGGGTAAAGTAATACACTTTGTTTAATTTCATGTTGTAAAGGAATTACTTGATATCCAGTCATAAATAAAATTAGGAGATTAAAAATCCAACCACTTGTTGGTATAGCATAATTAACAAATATGCCAATTAAAGTTAGTCTTAAATAAAGGTAAAAGTAATCATTATATCTTACAAACAAGTGTGAGTATAAATATACGAATGTGCTACTTTGACTATATGGGATACACCTTTTCAGAATCATAGTGAGCAAACGTCTATTCCGAAAAGAACGTTTAAGATTAGGAACATCCATGAAAATATTAATAAATTTAAAGTTTCTTAATAAGGCACTTTCTTCTTCAACTATTAGCCACTGCCAATTCAGATTTCTTTTTTTTCCACTAGTGTTGCATGAATAATATTTAAATTTTCAGTTTAATTATTTTCCTTATTTGGAGCCAAAAAAGGAAATACCCATACAAAGGTGGCTCTATCCATTTGGAAATTATTTTACAATTAGACTGAGGTGACACCGACAGTTTGGCTGATTAAGGAACAGCCTTTCCTTCTATTTTTCGAATCCAGATCGTAGCCGGCTTCCACAATGCTGCCTTTAAATATCGGCTAATCTGCAGAATTTTCCTCTTGCTGTCCGTCTCGATCTGCGCGAGAACATTGAGACAATAGACGATTAACGCGATGAACACCTGATTCTGTATCGCCCACTCGCTTTGGCCGTAGAACTTTTTGATGTTTAAGTGCTGCTTGATCCATTTGAAAAAAAGTTCAATGGCCCAGCGGGCCTTGTACATCTCTGAAATTTCTTCTGCGCTCAAATCAAAACGGTTTGTGATGAGGTGAAGCAGATTCCCTTTTGAATCAGCCACTTTTAGAAGACGGAAGTAATTCTCTGTACGGTTTTGTGTGCTTCCGAGCAACACCATTTGATCAGACAAAACAGATGAATCATCAGGTAATGGAAAATCACTGACTTCTCGGATCACAGCGTTTTTGCGTAGTCTAGAGAGAAAAAAGTATCCATCATCCGTCATACGGTCAAAGCGCTCGTAGTCCAGATATCCTCTGTCAAACACATACATGCATTCTTTGTCATCGACCAGAACCTCCAACTGACCTCGGTCATGTTCACTGGCTTTGGTGATGACG from Robertmurraya sp. FSL R5-0851 includes the following:
- a CDS encoding spore coat protein gives rise to the protein MENNTPNRIKNPETPVPKTPQMNDRDFLNDALTTEKYISSSYSTALKEASHESLYRTIASVSQETEDCHRNLYNLMFKNGWYGLEKETPQTIQQSVQQFSNYMQSQDPYRGNVIQ
- a CDS encoding YhcN/YlaJ family sporulation lipoprotein gives rise to the protein MKVKILFFILILIGMGSGCNGNQNQLDNYNDLSISQVHTSKPIDQSVANHAKEKIITKEEISDVKAVNTNNELLVAIKVRNFNRFRLKNIEKSVKSDLKKMYPDHNVFVSSDKKMFWELENIEQRLKKNDTNEKNLKKDLNKLKSLMKEQT
- a CDS encoding IS4 family transposase, yielding MDKITRKTSFGQWFSAMNLQLIEDQVKIKKLDYYTKKLRTESFLKLLLFAQLVEVESLHALGDCLFDEQLQKGIELDSISISQLSRRLNSLNPDLFQLLFLDLVGRIHAKTHYTKLVMPLKIIDSSTLPLNLTNHRWAKFRKTKAGVKLHLRLVFMEKGSSYPEKAVITKASEHDRGQLEVLVDDKECMYVFDRGYLDYERFDRMTDDGYFFLSRLRKNAVIREVSDFPLPDDSSVLSDQMVLLGSTQNRTENYFRLLKVADSKGNLLHLITNRFDLSAEEISEMYKARWAIELFFKWIKQHLNIKKFYGQSEWAIQNQVFIALIVYCLNVLAQIETDSKRKILQISRYLKAALWKPATIWIRKIEGKAVP
- the spoVAC gene encoding stage V sporulation protein AC; the protein is MSNNQKKQLTPVQQEYQKLQKQREIKRPVVKNCIKAFITGGLICLIGQCISDFYIYFFDFTEQTAGNPTVGTLIFITMLLTGFGVYDRMAQFGGAGTAVPVTGFGNAVISPAIEHRSEGFVLGVGGNMFKLAGAVILFGVFSAFVIALIKTILIQWGGL
- a CDS encoding IS110 family transposase yields the protein MDFKQNHKINQVTEKTLVVGIDIAKRIHYACFVDDRGRVLRKSFSVSQSRDGFELFYQCILTEMKEHEKTEVIVGIEPTGHYWLNLAYFLEERGIPLVMANPMHVKRSKELDDNLPTKHDRKDALVIARLIKDGRFSYPRILKDKEAELRVGATFRSKLTEELGAVKNMMIRWLDRYFPEFTQVFPSFGKMAMAVLECTPFPSDLHQKQPDEVLTLYRQVEGLKSPQRPKAMRLIEVAANSIGVTEGREMARIEIATLVRRYHQLEQDIESITQHLVELVQTSVEYEWLSSVQALGDVTIVDLLAEIGSFSHYVDSRQIMKLAGLTLRENSSGQHKGQKRISKRGRRRLRALLFRVMMPMIRHNEAFRKLHEYYTNRKENPLRKKQSIVVLCGKLLKVLHGICTKHKAFDAQRMMKDIPSLAEAM
- a CDS encoding DUF1657 domain-containing protein, coding for MTVINDVKTALAGLKSAQASFETFALSTDNQQAKQLYQDAATQTQSVIDNVEPRVQQIEQEEPQYKQQ